In the Oreochromis aureus strain Israel breed Guangdong linkage group 14, ZZ_aureus, whole genome shotgun sequence genome, one interval contains:
- the folr gene encoding folate receptor: MWSVLALLLALSSGAMSLDKLNMCMDAKHHKTEPGPEGQLYQQCSPWRDNACCTANTSAEAHDDASYLYNFNWNHCGIMSKECKKHFIQDTCFYECSPHLGPWIQPVDQSWRKERILDVPLCKEDCETWWEDCKNDYTCKTNWHKGWDWSSGINKCPEGSKCSKWTDVFPTPKSMCEEIWSNSYIYTTYTKTSEKCMQLWFTGTNPNKKVAEYYLNNGQQQQSSALPTLLFLAVTSLSVMIH, encoded by the exons ATGTGGTCCGTCCTGGCCTTGCTGCTTGCCCTCTCCAGTGGAGCCATGTCTCTGGACAAACTGAACATGTGTATGGATGCAAAACATCACAAAACAGAGCCTGGCCCTGAGGGACAACTGTACCAGCAG TGCTCTCCATGGCGAGATAATGCATGCTGCACAGCCAACACCTCTGCAGAAGCCCATGACGATGCTTCCTATCTCTACAACTTCAACTGGAATCACTGTGGTATTATGAGCAAGGAGTGCAAGAAACATTTCATCCAGGACACTTGTTTTTATGAGTGCTCACCACACTTGGGACCCTGGATACAACCA gtGGATCAGAGCTGGCGTAAGGAGCGCATCTTAGATGTGCCTTTGTGTAAGGAGGACTGTGAAACCTGGTGGGAAGACTGCAAGAACGATTACACCTGCAAAACTAACTGGCACAAGGGCTGGGACTGGAGCTCAG GTATCAACAAATGCCCTGAAGGCAGCAAGTGCAGTAAGTGGACTGATGTTTTCCCCACACCCAAATCCATGTGTGAAGAAATCTGGTCCAACTCTTATATCTATACCACGTACACCAAAACCTCTGAGAAATGCATGCAGCTCTGGTTCACCGGCACAAACCCCAACAAGAAGGTTGCTGAGTACTACCTCAACAATGGGCAGCAACAGCAAAGCTCTGCTCTGCCAACACTGCTCTTCCTGGCTGTCACATCTCTCTCTGTAATGATTCATTAA